A section of the Paenibacillus aurantius genome encodes:
- the hmpA gene encoding NO-inducible flavohemoprotein codes for MLKPETIRIIQSTVPVLEVYGNAITKRFYERMFAEHPELLNIFNHANQKQGRQQQALANAVYAAAKHIDRLEAILPAVKQIAHKHRSLGVKPEHYPIVGRHLLAAIKEVLGEAATDEIIAAWGEAYGMIAEAFIGVEQKMYEESVHQPGGWEGFRSFRVVKKVKESQPITSFYLVPADGGGPASFLPGQYISVRVQIPGSPYTHIRQYSLSDSPGKPYYRISVKKEEGEGNRPDGQVSVYLHDQIQEGDTLDLSAPAGEFVLEKEGEKPVVLISGGVGLTPMMSMLNSLVESNPGRKVTFLHAARSGEHHAFRQAVLETAAAHPQVSAYWCYSEPTDEDRDSRSFHKDGYVELDWLKAVVPAKEASFYVCGPVPFLQNVYAQLKEWGVADQDLHYEFFGPAASLEAPQNVEV; via the coding sequence ATGCTGAAACCCGAAACGATTCGTATCATTCAATCCACTGTCCCTGTTCTGGAAGTTTACGGTAACGCCATTACCAAACGGTTCTATGAGAGAATGTTTGCCGAGCATCCCGAGCTGCTGAATATCTTCAACCACGCCAATCAGAAGCAGGGGAGGCAGCAGCAGGCTTTGGCGAATGCCGTGTATGCGGCCGCCAAGCACATCGACCGTCTGGAGGCGATCCTGCCGGCGGTTAAACAGATTGCGCATAAGCACCGCAGCCTTGGCGTCAAGCCGGAGCATTATCCCATCGTGGGCCGTCATCTTCTGGCCGCTATTAAAGAAGTGCTGGGGGAAGCGGCCACCGACGAGATCATAGCCGCCTGGGGCGAAGCCTATGGCATGATCGCCGAAGCCTTTATCGGGGTGGAGCAGAAGATGTATGAGGAGTCGGTTCATCAGCCGGGGGGCTGGGAAGGCTTCCGTTCCTTCCGTGTAGTCAAGAAGGTGAAGGAAAGCCAGCCCATTACTTCCTTCTATCTGGTCCCGGCCGACGGCGGGGGCCCGGCCTCTTTCCTGCCGGGCCAATACATCAGCGTGCGGGTTCAGATTCCGGGAAGCCCGTATACCCACATCCGCCAGTACAGCCTGTCGGATTCGCCGGGCAAGCCGTATTACCGCATTTCGGTCAAGAAAGAAGAGGGAGAGGGAAACCGCCCGGACGGTCAAGTTTCGGTTTACCTGCATGATCAGATCCAGGAAGGAGATACCTTGGACCTGAGCGCTCCGGCCGGAGAATTTGTTCTTGAGAAGGAAGGCGAGAAGCCCGTGGTGCTGATCAGCGGCGGGGTCGGCCTCACCCCCATGATGTCGATGCTTAATTCGCTCGTGGAGTCCAATCCCGGCCGGAAGGTAACCTTTCTTCACGCGGCACGGAGCGGGGAACACCATGCGTTCCGTCAGGCTGTGCTCGAAACGGCCGCGGCTCATCCCCAAGTATCGGCTTACTGGTGCTACAGTGAGCCGACGGACGAGGACAGGGATTCCCGCTCCTTCCATAAGGACGGCTACGTGGAGCTGGATTGGCTGAAGGCCGTTGTGCCGGCGAAAGAAGCATCTTTTTACGTTTGCGGACCCGTTCCCTTCCTGCAAAATGTGTACGCCCAGCTTAAGGAATGGGGAGTGGCCGACCAGGATCTGCATTATGAATTCTTCGGTCCGGCCGCAAGCCTGGAAGCGCCTCAGAACGTCGAGGTATAG
- a CDS encoding undecaprenyl-diphosphate phosphatase gives MSEWVKAMMLGMVEGMTEFLPVSSTGHLILAGDLLNFQGDGAHTFEVVIQLGAVLAVLLLYWKRYWAIAADLIRFRFPKDRLNAIHMVLAMIPALVVYLLFKDLIKTKLFGPGPVLWALILGGLLLLVSVKIRRKRTAETSDDLSYGQALGIGLFQCLALWPGFSRSGSTISGGMLLGTSQKAAADFTFIISVPVMLGATVLDMYASRDQLSSGDLGLFLVGFLAAFAVGMVIVTAFLKLIKKLDLSWFAYYRFALAGLFYFFVMR, from the coding sequence ATGAGTGAATGGGTGAAAGCCATGATGCTGGGAATGGTGGAAGGAATGACGGAATTTCTTCCGGTGTCCTCCACCGGACATTTGATTCTGGCCGGCGACCTGCTGAACTTTCAGGGAGACGGAGCGCACACCTTTGAAGTGGTCATTCAGCTTGGGGCTGTCCTGGCGGTATTGCTGCTTTATTGGAAGAGATATTGGGCCATTGCGGCGGATTTGATCCGGTTCCGTTTTCCTAAGGACCGATTGAATGCCATTCATATGGTGCTGGCCATGATTCCGGCGCTAGTGGTTTATTTGTTGTTTAAGGACCTTATCAAGACGAAGCTGTTTGGACCCGGGCCGGTGCTTTGGGCATTGATTCTGGGCGGTCTGCTTCTTCTCGTTTCCGTCAAAATCAGGAGAAAGCGAACGGCCGAAACGTCCGACGATCTGTCCTACGGACAAGCCTTGGGGATCGGCCTGTTTCAGTGCCTGGCTCTCTGGCCCGGATTTTCCCGCTCCGGTTCGACCATCTCCGGGGGGATGCTGCTTGGCACCAGCCAGAAGGCCGCTGCGGATTTCACGTTTATCATCTCGGTTCCCGTCATGCTCGGAGCCACGGTTCTGGATATGTACGCGAGCCGCGATCAGCTGTCTTCGGGGGATCTCGGTCTGTTTCTTGTCGGTTTTCTGGCGGCCTTTGCGGTGGGAATGGTCATTGTGACCGCCTTTCTGAAGCTGATCAAGAAGCTGGACCTGTCCTGGTTTGCGTACTACCGTTTCGCCTTGGCGGGCTTGTTCTACTTCTTCGTCATGCGGTGA
- a CDS encoding MFS transporter → MPVNLGYFLFFYVFIYMSNAVYGTFIPLYFQDVGFTQSQIGTLLSLGPLVAVLAQPVWGTFSDRARTKNGILLLLIGGTTVSVLLYPLSDQFAYLLVMISLFTFFQTSIFAVGDAITLEALDRRKSGNFSHIRLGGTVGFAIMSILFGLIASKHIDLLFVVYAGLLVISFLLVTRFPRIEGHQSQGRTMRIWVLLRNRRLMLYLTFNFLIQISLGYYYSFFPLYFKEMGGAPSWLGWSMVISSLSEVPFLLLSRRIFARIPVPFILLGAGAAAALRWYFFSVIGNPYWTLPVQVLHGAIFIVLSVTMATVINREVPNELKASGQTLNGLLSLGAARIIGSFSGGLASEAFGMRRVFSFHFGLSLLCVAGFAVLFLLQHRREQSTAETGTL, encoded by the coding sequence GTGCCGGTTAATCTCGGATATTTTTTATTTTTCTATGTATTCATTTATATGAGCAATGCGGTATATGGAACGTTCATTCCGCTTTATTTCCAGGACGTCGGGTTTACGCAGTCGCAGATTGGAACCCTGCTCAGCTTGGGGCCGCTCGTGGCCGTTCTCGCCCAGCCGGTTTGGGGAACGTTCAGCGACCGGGCCCGGACGAAGAATGGGATTCTTCTTCTTCTCATAGGGGGCACCACTGTGTCGGTGCTGCTTTATCCGCTATCGGACCAATTCGCCTATTTACTGGTTATGATCTCCCTGTTCACGTTCTTTCAAACCTCCATTTTTGCCGTCGGCGATGCCATTACCTTGGAGGCGCTGGACCGGAGAAAATCGGGTAATTTCAGCCATATCCGATTAGGAGGAACGGTGGGCTTTGCCATTATGTCCATCCTCTTCGGCTTGATAGCGAGCAAGCATATCGATCTTCTGTTTGTCGTATATGCCGGGCTGCTGGTGATCAGCTTCCTGCTCGTCACCCGGTTTCCCCGGATCGAAGGGCACCAATCCCAGGGGCGGACCATGCGCATCTGGGTGCTGCTCCGGAACCGTCGTCTAATGCTTTATCTGACGTTTAATTTTCTTATTCAAATTTCTCTCGGATATTATTATTCGTTCTTTCCTCTTTACTTTAAGGAAATGGGCGGCGCGCCATCCTGGCTGGGCTGGTCTATGGTCATTTCTTCCTTAAGCGAGGTTCCGTTTCTTCTGCTGTCCCGCCGGATTTTCGCCCGCATTCCGGTGCCGTTCATTCTTCTGGGAGCCGGCGCGGCCGCGGCCCTTCGCTGGTACTTCTTCTCGGTCATCGGTAATCCTTACTGGACGCTGCCGGTACAGGTTCTGCACGGAGCGATTTTCATCGTGCTTTCGGTCACCATGGCCACCGTCATCAACCGGGAGGTGCCGAACGAGCTTAAGGCGAGCGGACAGACGCTGAACGGGCTGCTCAGTCTGGGGGCGGCCCGGATCATCGGGAGCTTCAGCGGGGGGCTGGCCAGCGAGGCGTTCGGCATGAGACGGGTTTTCTCGTTTCATTTCGGTCTGTCGCTTCTCTGCGTGGCCGGCTTCGCGGTTCTTTTTCTCTTGCAGCACAGGAGGGAACAATCCACGGCTGAAACCGGCACGCTCTAA
- a CDS encoding four-helix bundle copper-binding protein yields MTQQQVKQCIEECLKCMQACNHCYDACLNEEHIGMMKECIRLDRECADICAYAAQAMSRNSPFAKEICRLCADICEACGNECKKHQHEHCQRCAEACFQCAEACQAMAA; encoded by the coding sequence ATGACTCAGCAGCAAGTTAAGCAATGTATCGAAGAGTGCCTTAAGTGTATGCAAGCGTGCAATCATTGCTATGATGCCTGTTTGAACGAAGAGCATATAGGGATGATGAAGGAGTGCATCCGGCTGGACCGGGAGTGTGCGGACATCTGCGCTTATGCGGCACAAGCCATGTCCCGTAACAGCCCGTTTGCCAAGGAGATATGCCGGCTCTGCGCCGACATTTGCGAAGCATGCGGGAACGAATGCAAGAAGCATCAGCATGAGCATTGCCAACGCTGTGCCGAAGCCTGCTTCCAATGTGCCGAGGCTTGCCAGGCGATGGCTGCTTAA
- a CDS encoding metal-sensitive transcriptional regulator, whose amino-acid sequence MEDAIQPGATPGHDACTADERKSHHSDKTKSNLINRLNRIEGQVRGLKGLIERDVYCDDVLNQISSVQSALNGVGKLLLEHHMKSCVLERIQDGENEVIDELLTTINKLMK is encoded by the coding sequence ATGGAGGATGCCATTCAACCGGGCGCGACGCCGGGTCATGACGCTTGTACAGCCGACGAACGCAAAAGCCATCATTCCGATAAAACCAAAAGCAACCTCATCAACCGCCTAAACCGAATAGAAGGACAGGTCCGCGGACTAAAGGGATTGATTGAACGGGACGTTTACTGCGACGATGTCCTCAATCAGATCTCATCCGTACAATCCGCGTTGAACGGGGTGGGGAAGCTGCTGCTCGAACATCATATGAAGAGCTGCGTGCTTGAGCGGATCCAGGACGGGGAGAACGAAGTGATCGACGAGCTGCTGACGACCATCAACAAGCTTATGAAATGA
- a CDS encoding phage baseplate protein, translating into MMPLFPGAAIAEKPPLLSKRFDLTAQATEVIRDKALHNGTVLQSFAFDNANSRIYTVQLMAGGLQLPGEAAPVSGGTRDGNGDMALTELDAEGNETGYMYLKGFGHGVQIGVETVGDTSYLWTETDSVKEGSSGWGTQLARFKFENGKVLTPASPELEKFKLMEGIDRTTVNIDPTNNLLTMRYRKDGSFRYGVYDLEAVKRREFQPIADVAQPTVGTFQGFVSYGGFLYLLEGNSFGSGGSTAPVGNTYITTVNLQTGEVEDKQLVSAGADVTFREPEGMAIRLPDAKHGQKAELCLGFASDFTPHRLANIFAFDQLLPDQALDNRRSGQPSAE; encoded by the coding sequence ATGATGCCATTATTTCCGGGTGCGGCTATTGCCGAGAAGCCTCCTTTGCTGAGCAAGCGCTTTGATCTGACGGCTCAGGCGACCGAGGTCATCCGGGACAAGGCTCTGCATAACGGAACGGTTCTGCAATCCTTTGCGTTCGACAATGCCAACAGCCGGATTTATACGGTCCAGCTTATGGCGGGCGGGCTGCAGCTTCCGGGAGAGGCCGCACCGGTCAGCGGAGGAACAAGGGACGGGAACGGAGACATGGCCTTGACGGAGTTGGATGCCGAAGGAAATGAAACCGGGTACATGTACCTCAAAGGCTTCGGTCACGGCGTTCAGATCGGGGTGGAAACGGTCGGGGATACGTCTTATCTGTGGACGGAAACCGATTCGGTTAAAGAAGGAAGCAGCGGCTGGGGAACCCAGCTTGCCCGGTTCAAGTTCGAGAACGGGAAAGTTCTGACTCCCGCCTCTCCCGAGCTGGAGAAGTTTAAACTGATGGAAGGGATCGACCGTACGACGGTTAATATCGATCCCACTAATAACCTGCTCACGATGCGCTACCGCAAGGACGGATCCTTCCGCTACGGCGTTTATGACCTGGAAGCGGTGAAGCGCAGGGAATTCCAGCCGATCGCCGATGTGGCCCAGCCGACGGTAGGCACCTTCCAGGGCTTTGTTTCGTACGGCGGCTTCCTGTATCTGCTGGAGGGGAACTCCTTCGGTTCCGGGGGATCGACCGCTCCGGTGGGCAACACCTATATTACGACCGTCAACCTGCAAACCGGTGAGGTAGAGGACAAGCAGTTGGTTTCAGCAGGAGCGGACGTGACCTTCCGCGAGCCGGAAGGCATGGCCATCCGGCTTCCGGATGCCAAGCATGGCCAGAAGGCCGAGCTCTGCCTGGGCTTTGCCTCCGACTTTACGCCTCACCGCTTGGCCAATATCTTTGCCTTTGACCAGCTGCTGCCCGATCAGGCGCTGGATAACCGGAGAAGCGGGCAGCCGTCTGCGGAGTAA
- a CDS encoding S-layer homology domain-containing protein gives MKKTALKLLIMTMLVPLALPSVTLTAAGQKPVSSADFPDLKDLDDATKAKFDAMIQAGVFDGVAEGKFGLQEEMNRAQIAKVLSLIIGLKVDSTVKQSTFTDVKADDPANGWAIPYIEAVKNAGITNGTGVGTFDPGGKVTKEQLAAFLIRALGQEELAKKEPGVADSTVSDWARGYVALALQQKLLASAGDRKFHGPSPATRETLVLSSFEALQKYVPPQSDLYAIKSVEAIGARKLAVHLTKAGKGTPLSFQVSKKGEGLSASAVEWTDPMTAVLTMNRKFGDELFQVSLSGDVPLATAGKSKFVQTVKEKIETIRFLNPSEFLPFGEDTVVAFEALNQYKEVTDLTAEDFRVKMTAGTAEPVDGRQAFLLKLKNAMPKEKTEITVSILSQDGAQAVKTFRIGQRPIASAVQVLGLYEASGQPAGQLTGGSTGSLRFGLLDQYGNPYLNTDRLGETVSVSTTNSVLQASRSYSPLGEGRYSVLLSAAGVNKLTKVTVTVSTPAGGKDSLEVAIVPDPKAPEDGGIWLPLPTPINSPTPTPTPTSTSTPTPTPTPTSTPTPTPTPTTEPTSPPVQGPILNDVSIGPLAVGEAVYATSSVDGEIFLVETGVWKDGITYDELNAAVLAEHAVRWNTLGGLPSYRSTEGFLPGTFKVVAADSQGSLSVWLFHVLLKEWVPHVTYLRENTDTHQIEVKTDTDGKVYMVPLTVYRSNLDPDGFPDAAKLDELIAAGSSGIGRIDVTANTMGYMQKSPVMNAGSYQIFIVDAQGNLSATTDIMLS, from the coding sequence ATGAAGAAGACAGCCCTCAAGCTGCTGATCATGACAATGCTGGTACCGCTTGCCCTCCCTTCCGTTACGTTAACCGCCGCGGGACAAAAACCGGTAAGCTCCGCAGACTTCCCGGACCTTAAGGATCTGGATGACGCAACGAAGGCCAAATTCGACGCTATGATTCAGGCCGGCGTATTTGATGGAGTGGCGGAGGGGAAGTTTGGTTTGCAGGAGGAAATGAACCGGGCTCAGATCGCCAAAGTCCTGTCCCTTATTATAGGGCTAAAGGTGGATTCCACGGTTAAGCAATCCACCTTTACCGATGTAAAAGCCGATGATCCTGCTAACGGCTGGGCTATCCCCTACATAGAAGCGGTCAAAAATGCCGGCATTACCAACGGCACCGGAGTGGGGACCTTCGACCCCGGCGGCAAGGTAACGAAAGAGCAGCTCGCCGCCTTCCTGATCCGGGCGCTGGGGCAGGAAGAACTAGCCAAGAAGGAGCCGGGGGTCGCAGATTCGACTGTCTCCGATTGGGCCAGAGGCTATGTGGCTCTAGCTTTGCAGCAGAAGCTGCTGGCATCGGCCGGCGACCGGAAATTCCATGGCCCGTCCCCCGCTACGAGAGAAACGCTGGTGCTGAGCTCCTTCGAAGCCCTGCAGAAATACGTTCCTCCCCAGTCTGATCTCTATGCCATTAAGAGTGTGGAGGCCATCGGGGCGAGAAAATTAGCCGTCCATCTGACAAAAGCGGGCAAAGGAACGCCTTTGTCCTTCCAGGTTTCGAAGAAGGGGGAAGGGCTCTCGGCCTCTGCTGTGGAGTGGACCGATCCGATGACCGCCGTTCTGACCATGAACCGGAAGTTCGGGGACGAGCTTTTTCAGGTTTCTTTATCGGGAGATGTTCCGCTTGCAACTGCAGGTAAGAGCAAGTTTGTCCAGACGGTCAAGGAAAAGATCGAAACCATACGGTTCCTTAATCCGTCGGAGTTTTTGCCGTTTGGCGAGGATACGGTCGTGGCCTTTGAAGCGCTCAATCAGTACAAGGAGGTCACGGACCTGACGGCGGAAGATTTCCGGGTCAAAATGACCGCCGGCACAGCCGAGCCGGTGGATGGCCGGCAGGCCTTCCTTCTTAAGCTTAAGAATGCCATGCCGAAGGAGAAGACCGAGATAACGGTTTCTATTCTTTCCCAAGACGGTGCCCAAGCTGTCAAAACCTTCCGGATCGGGCAAAGGCCCATCGCGTCCGCGGTTCAAGTGCTGGGACTGTATGAGGCTTCGGGGCAGCCTGCCGGTCAGCTTACCGGCGGAAGCACCGGCTCCCTGCGGTTCGGCCTTTTGGATCAGTACGGCAATCCTTACCTGAACACGGACCGCCTCGGCGAAACGGTTTCCGTTTCCACCACCAACTCCGTGCTGCAAGCCTCAAGGAGCTACTCTCCACTGGGAGAAGGCCGTTATTCTGTGCTGCTGAGTGCGGCTGGAGTCAACAAGCTGACCAAGGTGACGGTCACGGTATCCACCCCCGCGGGAGGGAAGGATTCGCTGGAGGTTGCCATCGTTCCCGATCCGAAAGCTCCAGAGGACGGAGGGATCTGGCTGCCTTTGCCTACTCCAATAAACAGCCCGACGCCTACTCCGACGCCAACATCAACATCAACACCGACGCCTACTCCGACACCAACATCGACACCGACGCCAACGCCAACCCCGACGACGGAGCCCACATCGCCCCCCGTCCAAGGACCGATTCTTAATGATGTCTCGATTGGCCCGCTTGCCGTAGGGGAAGCCGTCTACGCGACGAGCAGTGTGGACGGAGAGATCTTCCTGGTCGAAACGGGAGTCTGGAAAGACGGCATCACCTATGACGAATTGAATGCTGCGGTTCTGGCGGAGCACGCGGTGCGCTGGAATACCTTAGGCGGCCTGCCCAGCTATCGCAGCACAGAAGGGTTCCTGCCGGGCACCTTTAAGGTAGTGGCAGCGGATTCCCAAGGTAGTCTGTCCGTCTGGCTTTTCCATGTTCTTCTTAAAGAATGGGTGCCTCATGTCACTTACCTTAGAGAGAATACCGACACTCATCAAATCGAAGTAAAGACGGACACCGACGGAAAAGTCTATATGGTTCCCCTGACCGTTTATCGTTCCAATCTGGATCCAGACGGATTTCCCGATGCCGCCAAGCTCGATGAGCTGATCGCAGCCGGGAGCTCAGGTATAGGAAGAATAGACGTGACAGCCAATACGATGGGGTATATGCAGAAATCTCCCGTCATGAACGCCGGCTCCTACCAAATTTTCATAGTGGATGCTCAGGGGAATCTCTCCGCCACCACCGATATTATGCTTTCCTGA
- a CDS encoding glycoside hydrolase family 99-like domain-containing protein, with protein sequence MAIKTHGAGRLWLSLLCALWLIGAFRGTPHPRASAADGYDVGVFYFSDWNPTFGASNVRSTERLYDRPNDWWGGVKDHVTAPGPWGYGPFPEREPVLGWYNDSEQGIMDQHILQASSRGIDHFAFYYYWKDQGGGDRPGQNVYNFVQSPHKDLMKFYLYVIADGTWPASDWNSLMVPKLISFMKDPSYKRTPDGRPIVGFYGNFDVRLGGTEQWKQALLTLRSEAQKAGLPNPLLIVNGYRNLAEQSAKGYDGFLPLNLAGIGLEDNAGIPEDYTTSYPSAWNDFVYASYPAGSGFENYENYLFIPGGLSGFDPRPWRAIGYGDHNGVETYNYSEPSPSKFRVQVQNVKSYLDTHPRSMNMATFYAWNEFGEGGGIEPTTMYGYGYLNALQEVFGLSNAAYRTKVSAGGLPDLDPQLRLEFAPEHPTFTDGQTLKVKGTVTNLFSKTVGKAQLSLNAGGAAILSSSGTFQEDVKPGDKRTVEFTIRTPQAADWSKLPLTVTANYSVNGRTGSQSMTTHAVQTPAVYGVIEPVNRPVFAGETVPVKISIRDYSLQEAYGTYQVGLPDGWSMVGKDQGSFALSPYAGGVETNRRFTQTVNVVVPPDVADGTANLKLAIMKDGSTAETVTPVKVGNYVRNPSFESDYDNDGLANSWQKVTGKETVTRSTYAMDGSYSQQFAGDGYGNGISQEWFKVIPGQTYIVEAWVKVDSGMVNIVEAEADAGFQTFLGYNLQQKVTAGDWQKFTLTLTAKANAANASIRFLTWADGHTAAYVDRVVFKPAP encoded by the coding sequence ATGGCAATCAAAACCCATGGGGCAGGAAGATTATGGCTCTCCCTGTTGTGTGCGCTATGGCTGATCGGGGCGTTCCGGGGGACTCCGCACCCCCGGGCGTCCGCAGCCGACGGGTATGATGTCGGGGTCTTTTATTTCTCGGACTGGAATCCGACGTTTGGGGCATCGAATGTAAGAAGCACCGAAAGGCTGTACGACAGGCCCAATGACTGGTGGGGAGGGGTGAAGGATCATGTGACGGCTCCGGGGCCTTGGGGCTACGGGCCGTTTCCGGAGAGAGAACCGGTGCTCGGCTGGTACAATGACAGCGAGCAGGGCATTATGGACCAGCACATTCTTCAGGCTTCGAGCCGGGGAATCGACCATTTTGCCTTCTATTATTATTGGAAGGATCAAGGAGGAGGGGATCGGCCCGGACAGAATGTCTACAATTTTGTGCAATCGCCTCACAAGGATTTAATGAAATTCTACCTGTATGTCATAGCCGACGGAACGTGGCCGGCCTCGGATTGGAATTCGCTTATGGTCCCCAAGCTGATTTCGTTCATGAAAGACCCGTCTTACAAAAGGACACCGGACGGACGCCCCATTGTCGGCTTCTATGGGAATTTCGACGTTCGCCTCGGAGGAACCGAGCAGTGGAAGCAGGCCCTCCTGACATTAAGAAGTGAAGCCCAGAAAGCGGGGCTGCCCAACCCGCTGTTAATTGTAAACGGTTACCGGAACTTGGCCGAACAGTCCGCCAAAGGATACGACGGCTTCCTCCCGCTGAATCTGGCCGGAATCGGGCTCGAGGACAATGCCGGCATTCCGGAGGATTACACCACGTCCTACCCATCCGCCTGGAACGATTTCGTCTATGCCAGCTATCCGGCGGGTTCAGGCTTCGAGAACTATGAGAATTATTTATTCATTCCCGGAGGATTAAGCGGCTTCGATCCAAGGCCGTGGCGGGCTATCGGCTATGGGGACCACAACGGGGTGGAAACCTACAACTATTCGGAGCCTTCTCCGTCGAAATTCCGGGTTCAGGTCCAGAATGTAAAGAGCTATCTGGACACCCATCCGCGTTCGATGAACATGGCCACCTTCTATGCCTGGAACGAATTCGGGGAGGGAGGCGGAATCGAACCGACGACGATGTACGGCTACGGTTACTTGAATGCTTTGCAGGAAGTGTTCGGTCTGAGCAATGCCGCTTACCGGACCAAGGTCTCCGCCGGAGGATTGCCGGATCTGGATCCGCAGCTGAGGCTGGAGTTTGCCCCCGAGCACCCAACGTTTACAGATGGCCAGACTCTCAAGGTCAAAGGAACGGTGACAAACCTCTTCAGCAAGACGGTGGGCAAAGCCCAGCTCAGCTTGAATGCGGGGGGAGCGGCGATTCTTTCGTCCTCGGGCACCTTCCAGGAGGATGTGAAGCCGGGAGATAAGCGAACCGTGGAGTTTACGATTCGAACCCCCCAGGCTGCCGATTGGAGCAAGCTTCCGTTAACGGTCACGGCGAATTACTCGGTTAACGGCCGGACCGGCAGCCAATCCATGACGACCCATGCTGTACAGACCCCTGCTGTCTATGGGGTCATCGAGCCGGTCAACCGGCCGGTATTCGCGGGAGAGACCGTTCCGGTTAAGATCAGCATCCGGGATTACTCCTTGCAGGAAGCTTACGGGACTTACCAGGTCGGCTTGCCGGACGGCTGGAGCATGGTCGGCAAGGATCAGGGGTCATTTGCCCTCTCACCGTATGCGGGAGGGGTCGAAACCAACCGGAGGTTTACTCAAACGGTTAACGTGGTCGTGCCTCCCGATGTGGCGGACGGTACGGCTAATCTCAAGCTCGCGATAATGAAGGACGGTTCAACGGCTGAAACCGTTACCCCCGTGAAGGTAGGCAATTATGTACGGAACCCGAGTTTTGAAAGCGATTACGATAACGACGGACTCGCCAACTCCTGGCAGAAGGTGACCGGCAAGGAAACCGTTACCCGGTCCACCTACGCGATGGACGGAAGCTACTCGCAGCAGTTCGCGGGAGACGGCTACGGCAATGGCATCAGCCAAGAATGGTTTAAAGTTATCCCAGGCCAAACGTATATCGTGGAGGCGTGGGTGAAAGTGGACTCCGGTATGGTCAATATCGTGGAAGCAGAAGCGGACGCCGGCTTCCAAACGTTCCTCGGCTATAATCTGCAGCAGAAAGTAACGGCAGGAGACTGGCAGAAATTCACGCTGACGCTCACGGCCAAAGCGAACGCCGCCAACGCGAGCATCCGTTTCCTGACATGGGCGGACGGTCACACGGCTGCCTACGTCGACCGGGTGGTGTTTAAGCCGGCGCCCTAG
- a CDS encoding carbohydrate ABC transporter permease, whose protein sequence is MKENLAETRHLDKPRLHAVSRTAVKPAARPITAVRRKRYGLEIGRLMITVLLLGFSVLMIVPFLWMVSTSFKVNADVFRYPIDWIPDTWHLENYRQVWTGANPFYVYYWNSLKITGLTVAGNLLTSAMAGFAFAKLNFKGRSFLFLLYLSTLMIPGQVLLVPRFILFDWLHLLNTHYALILPGLFTVLGTFMMRQFFTSLPGELLEAARVDGAGYWRMFWQIGLPLTKPALVTLMILTFTWHWNDYESPLIFLRDKALYTIPLGLTNFVEEYGTNYVLLLAASVSALVPVLLVVLAGQKWIVEGIANTGLKG, encoded by the coding sequence ATGAAAGAGAATTTAGCGGAAACCCGCCATCTGGATAAACCTCGCCTTCATGCCGTTTCCCGTACGGCCGTGAAGCCGGCTGCCCGACCAATTACCGCCGTGCGCCGAAAGCGTTACGGGCTTGAAATCGGCCGCCTGATGATTACGGTTCTGCTGCTTGGCTTCTCCGTGCTTATGATCGTCCCTTTTCTGTGGATGGTTTCCACCTCCTTCAAGGTGAACGCGGATGTTTTCCGCTACCCCATTGACTGGATACCCGATACTTGGCACCTCGAGAACTACAGGCAGGTATGGACGGGGGCCAACCCTTTCTATGTCTATTACTGGAATTCGCTCAAAATCACCGGGTTGACCGTGGCCGGCAACCTGCTGACAAGCGCCATGGCCGGCTTCGCTTTTGCGAAGCTGAACTTTAAGGGACGCAGCTTTCTGTTCCTTCTATACCTGTCGACCCTTATGATCCCGGGGCAGGTCCTGCTTGTTCCGCGCTTTATCCTCTTCGACTGGCTTCATCTGCTCAACACTCATTATGCGCTTATCCTGCCCGGTCTGTTTACGGTACTGGGCACCTTCATGATGCGCCAGTTTTTCACCAGTCTCCCGGGGGAGCTATTGGAAGCGGCCCGGGTGGACGGAGCGGGCTACTGGCGCATGTTCTGGCAGATTGGCCTGCCGCTTACTAAGCCGGCTCTCGTCACCCTGATGATTCTTACGTTTACTTGGCACTGGAATGATTACGAGAGCCCGCTTATTTTCCTGCGCGACAAGGCGCTGTATACGATTCCTCTCGGCTTGACCAATTTCGTGGAGGAATATGGCACGAACTATGTTCTGCTTTTAGCCGCATCGGTATCCGCTCTTGTTCCCGTTCTGCTGGTTGTGCTGGCCGGACAGAAGTGGATAGTGGAGGGGATTGCCAATACCGGTTTAAAAGGATAA